A window of Desulfobacterales bacterium genomic DNA:
TAACGACCATTACCTGGAGGTGGATTACGATCTTTCCTCGATTTTTTTCGTGACCACCGCCAACAGTCTCCACGCCATTCCGGTGCCGCTCCAGGACCGGATGGAGATCATCAAGCTGGACGGCTATACCGAGGAGGACTCGCTCCAGATCGCCCAGGGGTTCCTGGCCCCCAAGCAGTTGGAGATCAACGGCTTTGAACCGGACGCGATTTATTTCTCCAACGGCGCCATTCTGGAGATCATCCGTCATTACTGCCGCGAGGCCGGGGTCCGCGAACTGGAGCGCAAGATCGCGGCCATCTGCCGCAAGGTGGCCCGGGACCGGCTCAAGACCGGCGCGCTTGATAAAAAATACCGGGTCTCGGCCAAGTCCATTGCCGGCTACCTGGGGATACCCCGGTACCGCTTCGGCCTGGCCGAGAGCAAGGACGAGATCGGCCTGTCCACCGGCCTGGCCTGGACCGAGGTCGGCGGCGAGCTGCTCCAGATCGAGACCACCCTGCTGCCGGGCAAGGGCAAGCTGATGATCACCGGCAAACTGGGCGACGTGATGCAGGAGTCGGCCCAGGCCGCCCTGAGCTATGTCCGTTCCCGGGCCATGCGACTGGGACTGCTGCCTGATTTTTATCAGAAGCTCGATATCCATCTCCATGTGCCTGAAGGGGCGATTCCCAAAGACGGGCCCTCGGCCGGGATCACCATTGCCGCCTCCCTGGTGTCGGCCCTGCTGCAGGTCCCGGTCCGGCGCGATCTGGCGATGACCGGCGAGATCACCCTGCGCGGCCGGGTCCTGCCCATCGGCGGGTTGACCGAAAAGCTGCTCGCCGCCCGCAGGGGTAATATCAAGCATGTATTGATTCCCAAGGAGAACGAACGGACCTTGAAAGAGGTGCCAGCCAAGGTGCGCAGCAGCCTGGTTGTGGAGTTGGTCGATCATATGGATCAGGTGCTGGAAAAGGCGCTGGTACTCAAGGATGATCAGCAGCTTTTTGTCGATGTGCCCCTGGGTTCGATCTGCCCGGAGATCATTGCGAGCACCGAAAACGTGGCCCATTGACCGGGGGGATGTTTTGTTCCGCCGCCAGACTCTTTTTCCTTGACGAAACAGCGGGTATATTGGTACAAAACGGCTCACGATTGCGGGCGGGTAGCTCAGCTGGGAGAGCATCGGCCTTACAAGCCGAGGGTCACAGGTTCGAGCCCTGTTCCGCCCACCATGATCGTCAAGAACCATTTTTCGCGGGGTCGTAGTTCAGTTGGTTAGAATGCCGGCCTGTCACGCCGGAGGTCGCGAGTTCGAGTCTCGTCGGCCCCGCCAGAAGTGACAAGGGGTTGCAGCTATTTGCTGTAACCCCATTTTTTTTTGCCATTTCTTCCCCCCCCAAGCACGTAAACCTGAAAAGGCTTTACTGTTTGCTGTTAAAGCGAAGTGGTTTTTTCTTGACTTTCGGACAAAGATGTCCGATGTTTTGCTAATGAACGGCAACGAGCTTCTCAAGAAATTAAGAAAAATAGCTAAAGAAAGAAATGAGAAGCTTGAGTTGATAAAACATCGTGGCAAAGGGAGCCACGGCACTTTGTATTTCGGTGATAAAAGGGTCATTATCAAGGATCTTAAAAAGGAAATAGGCCCGGGTTTGCTCAAGGCAATTCTTAAAAACCTGGGTTTGACCAAGGATGATATAGGGTAGGGTGGCGATCATGATGAATTTTATATATCCGGCCAAGATTGAACAGGATGAAGCAGGTTTTTTTCTGGTAACCTTCCGGGATTTTCCCTTTGCCGCAACTGACGGCAAAACTCTGGACGAGGCTGTGGAGTCGGCTACTGATTGCCTGGAGGAGGCGATTGCTTCTTGTATCGAGAACGGAGAGGATCTTCCGGTTCCAAGCAAGCTCCAGACAGGGGAGATTGAGGTCTTGCCGCATGCTCTGCTGGCTGCCAAGGCGGCCTTATATATTGCAGCGCGGGAAAAGGGATACAGTAAAACCATGCTTGCCGCTAAGCTAGGCGTTACGGAAAAGGTGGGACGCCGCCTGCTGGACCCGCATTACCAGACCAGATTGCCGAAGTTGGAAAACGCCCTGAATATGTTGGGAAGAAAATTGGTGGTT
This region includes:
- a CDS encoding type II toxin-antitoxin system HicA family toxin — protein: MNGNELLKKLRKIAKERNEKLELIKHRGKGSHGTLYFGDKRVIIKDLKKEIGPGLLKAILKNLGLTKDDIG
- a CDS encoding type II toxin-antitoxin system HicB family antitoxin — encoded protein: MMNFIYPAKIEQDEAGFFLVTFRDFPFAATDGKTLDEAVESATDCLEEAIASCIENGEDLPVPSKLQTGEIEVLPHALLAAKAALYIAAREKGYSKTMLAAKLGVTEKVGRRLLDPHYQTRLPKLENALNMLGRKLVVGVG